AGTTAGTATCAATCAACTCCAATCTTTGTTGCCTGCCATCATAACTTGTGTTCATAGGGCCTTTTGCCCTTGGATAaacaggggttgtgtgtgtatggatgttgAAGTGTATATAAAAGGTTTTGAAACCGAAGAAAAACGTTGAAAATAACATGTCTGTTCCACTAGGTCTACTTGTCCGTCTTGTCAAAGTaaatgaaatggtccatccacaccaTACTAGTTTTGAAGGTTGTGTTGGTTTATTGATGTGAATAAAAGGGGTTAGAACGATAGACTCGACAATAGTCTTGGAAGGATCCTCTTGAAAAAAACACCTTGCAACTCAAAAACATTCTCTACTCRACTCTATCCCGTTGTCTCTGTCTTATTACCCAGGGACAAAGTTTTGGCATGTGCAGCTTAGATTTTTCTTATTTAACCCTGCGTGCCGCAGTCCACTGTATCATCTTGTCTGTTTTTAAAGTATTGTCCTTTTATATCCCCAGAAAAATAGTTTTGGACCGTGCTGATCTttcgtgtttatatttttttattgaaagcgCCATAAAAATGAACAATGGTGGAAACATACACACATAGATAGAATGCTACAATGGTGATGGGGTAAAAAAGGAAGAGTGAAAAGAGGTTATTATGAACCACATGAGTGTTCATCTTTCTCATTTAACCCCGTCTTTAACCCCTATAGTGCCCCAGCAGTCGGAGGCCATCGTCATCTACACGGGCTGGGAGCGTCACGCCCTAGTGGGGTCAGACATTCGTCTGTCATGTTCATTCTTCTCCTGGCGCTGGACTTCCGATGACGTCACCTTCTCCTGGAGCTACCGGGCCGACGGATCCAGGGACACCATCTCTGTATATAACCACCTCTTCTTTATCAATCCATTCTCTATCAATCCATTATCCTCCTATATCACTCCATCCTCTATCAATTCATTCTCTATCACTCCATTATCCTCCTCTATCCATTCTCTATCACTCCATTCTATATCACTCCATTATCCTCCTATATCCTTCTCTATCACTCCCTTCTCTATCAATCCATTATCCTCCTCTATCCTTCTCTAACACTCCATTCTCTAACACTCCATTCTCTATCACTCCATCCTCTGTCACTCCATTCTCTATCACTCCATTATCCTCCTATATCCTTCTCTATCACTCCATTTTTTATCACTCCATTCTCTATCAATCCATTATCCTCCTCTATCCTACTCTAACACTCCATTCTCTATCACTCCATCCTCTATCACTCCATTCTCTATCACTCCATTATcctcctctatcattctctatcaCTCCATTCTCTATCACTCCATCCTCTATCACTCCATTCTCTATCATTCCATTATCCTCCTTTATCTTTCTCTAACAGGTTCATTCTCTATCATTCCATTATCCTTTTTTATCTTTCTCTATCACTcagtcctcatctccttctcattGTACTCATCTCCCCATATCACCCTGactagagccctggtcaaaagtagtacactaaatagggaatagggtgctatttaggatGCAGACTCTCACTCGgttctcatctcctcctcattcCCGTCCTCTCACCTGGTGCCAGCTCTTTCATTTCAGTCTCTCTCACCTTATCTGACTGTTTCCATCTTATTATGTCTCTCTCCTCGTTGTGATTTGCCCTCCATGGCTCCCAATCTCCCCCTTTtatccccccgtctctctctctcctactctcattatctatctccttctctcctccgctTTCATCTACCTCTTGCCTCCCTCTGAAATGATATCACTTCCTTCCTTCTTACTCCTCTCCAAAAAACAGTTAATGAACTTACAAGTCTCTTCTTTTAACACATTTCATCTCACACTGCTGTATGGGCTGGTCTAAAATGGCCCCTTAGTATTCCCTCATTTGAACCTTTACCAATACAAAAGTacttcactacatagggaatagcatgccattttgGATTCAACCTTAGCCTAGATGTAAAACCACACAAGAAAGAAACTGAATACCTTCCCTGTTCCGTGCTCCAGGTCTTTCACTACACTGGTGGAGCCCCCTATGTGGACAACAAGGGACAGTTCAGAGACAGGCTGGAGTTTGTGGGGAACCCCGGTCGCCGGGATGGATCCATCCTACTCAAGAACCTGGACTACGGAGACAACGGCACCTTCACCTGTGATGCCAAGAACCCGCCTGACATAGTGGGACGCGCCTCCAGTGTCAGACTGCTGGTCTTTGAAAAAGGTGAGAGCATTACTAGCCTGAGGATCAGTCTGATGTCACACTCCCTGCTTTGGTATGACAAGTCGTGACAAAGGAACGGCATGAaggcaccaacagatctgggaacgGGTTATAGAATTACATATATACAGTTCCTAGGAATAGATATTGGCATCCTAGTAACATGCCTAATAAATCCATCTGCCATCTTGGTCAGGAAAACTTCAATTCTAGAAATGGATCAAATTATATCTAGGTTTATACAGACAGGTCTATTTCATCAACCACTGTAGTGAATTAAAGGGTCCGTCATCACAATCAGAAGCAGCGCAGTGCCACAATCATCCAGAATCATGATCAGAATTCTAAATCAGACTGCACACTTAAGCAAGCCCTGATTTGTGCTAATATGTTGTTTaatgtcaaagtgttttcttGTCTTCTTCatatttctctccatccctccctctctcttttcatcctcATTGCTCTTGCTATATTTgacaatttctttctttctttctttctttctttctttctttctttccttctttctttccttctttctttccttctttctttccttctttctttccttctttctttccttctttctttccttctttctttgtttctctctctctctcgctctctctttctccaccccccTTCCCTTCACTCTCTCAGTTCCCATCCAGGCCGGAGTGATCACGGGGTCCATCATCGGTGCGGTGCTGGGTCTGTTGGTGCTCGTCGTGGTCATCTACTATCTCATGAGGTTCCTGGTGGCCCGCAGAGTCTTCAACCTCAGTGTCAGGTCAGTGTCCCTGTGCCTGGGTCTGAGGCCCAAGCTTGAGCTCCTTCTGTATGGCTTAGCTGTCACTGGGTCGTCTTTTTCTGAttgaacagatagagagagaggatggaagtgCAGAAAGTTAGGGACAGGTTGTGTCAAAGCTAGCCATGTGTGTCAGAGGCTGAGGCATTACCCCTAGACCAGCCCTCTGCACAGGAAAGAAGTTGACCTCTATTGATACTTTACAGTCTATCTATGTTGCTGTGTCTCATAACCTAGCGGGAGAAACAGTGCTGTGTTCTTTGCGATAGCTATAAGGCAGGCAGTACTATACGGTTACAGGAGCAGTACATCCCTTTGACCACCGGAGGCAGAGGTTCTACATCCTCCTAACTTGGTTCTcttttgtttcctccagcaaaCATGGAAAGAAAGGGAAGGGTAAAGAGGGATCACAGCAGAGACAGGTAAGTCCTCTCAGCGTCGACTCAATCACAATGATTTCACAACGTTAGCATCTCACTCACAATAACTACACAACGACAGTACCTCACTCACAATAACTACACAATCCACGACAgtacctcactcactcacaagaCAACTACACATAACGACAGTACCTCACTACAAATAACTACACAACAACAGTACCTCACTCACAATAACTACACAACGACAGTACCTCACGCACAATAACTACACACGACAGtactcactcacaaacacacacatcgacAGTACCTCACTCACAATAACTACACAACGACAGTACCTCACTCACAATAACTACACAACGACAGTACCTCACTCACAAATAACTACACATCGACAGTACCTCACTCACAAAACTACACATCGACAGTACCTCACTCACAATAACTACACAACGACAGTACCTCACTCACAATAACTACACAACCGACAGTACCTCACTCACAATAACTACACATCGACAGTACCTCACTCACAATAAACTACAAACACGAGTACCTCACTCACAATAACTACACAACGACAGTACCTCACTCACAAAACAACTACAACACGACAGTACCTCACTCCACAAAACTACACATCGACAGTACCCACTCAAAAACTACACAACGACAGTACCTCACTCACAATAACTACACAACCGACAGTACCTCACTCACAAACAACTACACAACGACAGTACCTCACTCACAATAACTACATCGACAGTACCTCACTCACAAACTACACCACACATACCTCAACTCAACAATAACTACACAACGACAGTACCTCACTCACAATAACTACACAACGACAGTACCCACTCACAAAACTACACAACGACAGTACCTCACTCACAAAACTACACACGACAGTAACCGCactcacaacaaacacaacatcgAAGTACCTCACTCACAACAAACTACACAACCGACAGTGACCTCACTCACAACAACTACACAACGACAGTACCTCACTCACAAAAACTACACATCGACAGTACCTCACTCAACAACAACTACACAACGACAGTACCTCACTCACAACAACTACACAACGACAGTACCTCACTCACAATAACTACACATCGACAGTACCTCACTCACAACAACTACACAACAACAGCAGTTcaatcacaacaacaacagctcACAACTACAGCACACAAGTGCCATACAACACAAGTCATGTCAGAGTACAGCACCTATATAACAGCTCATACTATAACAACATGGTTACACACAGTCCCAGAACCACACAGTCCCAGAACCACACAGTCCCAGAACCACACAGTCCCAGAAACACTCAAGCTAAAGTACCACCCCTCCCATCTCTTATCCCTCCCCCCCCTTCATTTTAAACCTCCTCAAAGGCCAGACAAACACAATGGGTAAATAGCTTTAAGGCATAATGATAATAACACAGAAGAGCAGCACTGTGAAATGGCTGCAGCAAGGTCCTGTTGTACAGTAATTCAATTCCCTGTGAATGGAACTGATTTGCTCTCagtgggagagaaaggagaatacGAGGGAGACCTGCTGATTCTACCTCCTTTGAGCCAAATGTAAATCACTGGCCCATTATTGGCTCACAGTTATCCCAAATTACACAGAGTCACACTGCGGATAAGTGCAGGGCTTGGGGATGGATAGCTCTTAGGctgcgtcccaaaatggcaccctgttccctatacactgcactacttttgaccagaatagtgcactatatagggaatagggtgccattttgggacatgACCTTAGTATTGGATTAATAAAACACTCATTATTTCTTGTGTGCTTTTGGGATTACCAGCAGTTCCTCCAGGGCGAATCAAGTTGTATTATTTTGGGAGAGAGATTTCTTGTTAAATAGATGATGATGTATGACATGCTGTTAAACTACAAACACCTAAAGACCTATTATTCCATCCTATCGATCAGTTCAGCTCCGTCTAAAAATGAAATGAACTAAGACATCTTAATGGAAGTAGTCAAAGGAATAGGTTTGCAAAATTCGGGTAACTTGAAAAAAATATCCAGGATTTCCTGAAGCAGGAATTTGGGGAAAACCTGTACATTTTGTGACCTTTTACAGAATTATACAACCCTACCAAGGGAAAGTGTGGCATGTAGTCACTTTCTTATAGCATTGTTCAGAAACATACATATTAAAGCAAGTATGCAGCTAGCGAATAAACTGTAGCACTGTGTGGTGGGCTTGCGGCTGGAGGTCAGTACAGTATCAGGGGTTAGAGGCAGGGGTCCTTCTGTCTACCTCAGTACCAGAGGGATCTCTAATTCTCATCTTTACACAGCTCACTGGCTGCctcccaaatggaatcctattccctatatatcaggggtaggcaactagattcagctgcgggctGATTTTTGTTGGAACGGATGGTCTGGGGGCCGGAACAGAATTATAACAATATGTACACtgttaattgaccacaactaagcccagaaagatattgtatttgaaaatatataaaaattcataccttgattacattgagacacgatcacatatCTCTTTTTTTATCCGTgagaatacttgggaacatattTCCTACATtagacacatttttttgttgaattccTGGTAATTTT
This portion of the Salvelinus sp. IW2-2015 linkage group LG15, ASM291031v2, whole genome shotgun sequence genome encodes:
- the LOC111975095 gene encoding myelin protein P0-like isoform X3, encoding MLTILALASVILLGIVPQQSEAIVIYTGWERHALVGSDIRLSCSFFSWRWTSDDVTFSWSYRADGSRDTISVFHYTGGAPYVDNKGQFRDRLEFVGNPGRRDGSILLKNLDYGDNGTFTCDAKNPPDIVGRASSVRLLVFEKVPIQAGVITGSIIGAVLGLLVLVVVIYYLMRFLVARRVFNLSVSKHGKKGKGKEGSQQRQ
- the LOC111975095 gene encoding myelin protein P0-like isoform X2, giving the protein MLTILALASVILLGIVPQQSEAIVIYTGWERHALVGSDIRLSCSFFSWRWTSDDVTFSWSYRADGSRDTISVFHYTGGAPYVDNKGQFRDRLEFVGNPGRRDGSILLKNLDYGDNGTFTCDAKNPPDIVGRASSVRLLVFEKVPIQAGVITGSIIGAVLGLLVLVVVIYYLMRFLVARRVFNLSVSKHGKKGKGKEGSQQRQLWRPPPITCLPLTS
- the LOC111975095 gene encoding myelin protein P0-like isoform X1 codes for the protein MLTILALASVILLGIVPQQSEAIVIYTGWERHALVGSDIRLSCSFFSWRWTSDDVTFSWSYRADGSRDTISVFHYTGGAPYVDNKGQFRDRLEFVGNPGRRDGSILLKNLDYGDNGTFTCDAKNPPDIVGRASSVRLLVFEKVPIQAGVITGSIIGAVLGLLVLVVVIYYLMRFLVARRVFNLSVSKHGKKGKGKEGSQQRQVPVLSIGDPSKLKAAASEKKKQESRKDKK